The Coleofasciculus chthonoplastes PCC 7420 genome includes a window with the following:
- the menB gene encoding 1,4-dihydroxy-2-naphthoyl-CoA synthase, which yields MSIDWQTAKTYEDILYHKADGIAKITINRPHKRNAFRPKTVFELYDAFCNAREDQRIGVVLLTGAGPHTDGKYAFCSGGDQSVRDKAGYVGDDGVPRLNVLDLQRLIRSMPKVVIALVAGYAIGGGHVLHVICDLTIAADNAIFGQTGPKVGSFDGGFGASYLARMVGQKKAREIWFLCRQYTAQEALDMGLVNTVVPVDQLETEGIQWAREILQKSPIAIRCLKAAFNADCDGQAGLQELAGNATLLYYMTEEGSEGKQAFLEKRPPDFRQYPWLP from the coding sequence ATGTCAATTGACTGGCAAACCGCCAAAACCTACGAGGATATTCTTTATCACAAAGCCGACGGTATCGCCAAAATCACCATTAATCGCCCCCACAAGCGCAACGCCTTCCGCCCTAAAACTGTCTTTGAACTCTACGACGCCTTTTGTAACGCCCGCGAAGACCAAAGAATTGGTGTTGTTTTATTAACCGGGGCGGGTCCTCACACCGATGGTAAATATGCCTTCTGTTCTGGAGGGGATCAAAGCGTTCGGGATAAGGCAGGATACGTTGGCGATGATGGCGTTCCTCGCTTAAATGTCTTGGACTTACAACGCCTGATTCGTTCTATGCCAAAAGTGGTGATTGCTCTAGTCGCCGGGTATGCCATTGGCGGCGGTCATGTCTTGCATGTTATCTGTGACCTAACCATTGCCGCAGATAATGCCATCTTTGGTCAAACGGGTCCAAAAGTCGGCAGCTTTGATGGGGGGTTTGGCGCTAGCTATCTCGCCAGAATGGTGGGTCAGAAGAAAGCACGAGAAATTTGGTTCCTCTGTCGCCAGTATACGGCACAAGAGGCGCTGGATATGGGTTTGGTGAACACTGTTGTCCCTGTAGACCAGTTGGAAACGGAGGGGATTCAATGGGCAAGGGAAATCTTACAAAAAAGTCCTATTGCTATCCGTTGCTTAAAAGCGGCGTTTAACGCTGACTGTGACGGTCAAGCGGGTTTACAAGAATTGGCGGGAAATGCCACGTTACTGTACTACATGACGGAGGAGGGGTCAGAAGGGAAACAAGCCTTCCTGGAAAAGCGCCCTCCTGATTTCCGTCAATATCCTTGGTTGCCGTAG
- a CDS encoding DUF721 domain-containing protein: MLKSLNHIVEALDNQPFWQGQKQFQQIRDCWADVVGADRAQQTRPHSLSRSILYVATSSSVWSQDLSLNCRSILKQLNARLSTPIETIRFSPGWWYQEQTLPQTEESEHPSLVDQPEVSSSADPPVEQPTPQTAFEQWAAKIKARSQNLPLCPQCHCPTPPGELKRWHVCGLCATKQWQG; this comes from the coding sequence ATGCTGAAATCTCTTAATCATATAGTAGAAGCACTGGATAATCAGCCGTTTTGGCAAGGTCAAAAGCAATTTCAACAGATCCGCGACTGTTGGGCTGACGTTGTGGGTGCAGATAGGGCGCAGCAAACCCGACCCCATTCACTATCCCGTTCAATTCTTTATGTTGCCACGTCAAGTTCGGTTTGGTCTCAAGATCTGAGTTTAAATTGCCGTTCTATTTTGAAACAGCTTAATGCTCGCTTGTCCACGCCGATAGAAACTATCCGTTTTTCGCCCGGATGGTGGTATCAAGAGCAAACCTTACCCCAGACTGAGGAATCGGAACATCCCAGCCTTGTGGATCAACCGGAGGTCTCATCGTCTGCTGATCCCCCTGTGGAACAGCCTACACCCCAAACGGCATTTGAACAGTGGGCGGCGAAAATTAAGGCGCGATCGCAGAACCTACCCCTTTGTCCGCAATGTCATTGTCCCACACCGCCAGGAGAACTGAAACGCTGGCACGTTTGTGGCTTGTGTGCGACTAAGCAGTGGCAGGGTTAG